From a single Silene latifolia isolate original U9 population chromosome 6, ASM4854445v1, whole genome shotgun sequence genomic region:
- the LOC141587343 gene encoding 2-phytyl-1,4-beta-naphthoquinone methyltransferase, chloroplastic-like isoform X2 → MNCLKNIKKMGEKLAETELCLGINLANGTVSRAKKGDRALDICCGSGDLTCLVSEKVGVDGQVIGLDFSEELLSVASSRQQLKLSPCYRNIEWLEADALDLPFPNASFDTITMGYGLWNVQDRKRALEEIFRVLKPGCRASILDFNKSSEPISGLVQLDRGFSYTYKSSVHIHAQACYFPVGRN, encoded by the exons ATG AATTGTTTGAAAAATATAAAGAAGATGGGGGAAAAGCTAGCTGAAACCGAGTTATGCCTAGGAATAAACCTAGCAAATGGAACCGTTTCTAG AGCAAAGAAAGGGGATAGGGCACTGGACATATGCTGCGGAAGTGGAGACCTGACATGTTTGGTATCCGAAAAAGTTGGTGTCGATGGACAG GTGATTGGTCTTGATTTTTCGGAGGAGCTGTTGTCAGTTGCTTCGTCCCGCCAGCAGCTGAAATTAAGCCCTTGCTACAGAAACATTGA GTGGCTGGAAGCTGATGCACTTGATTTACCTTTCCCGAATGCTTCTTTTGACACCATCACAATGGGTTATGGATTGTGGAATGTACAAGATAGGAAAAGAGCTTTAGAAGAGATTTTTCGAGTTCTCAAACCAG GTTGCAGGGCTTCCATCCTTGATTTCAACAAAAGCTCGGAACCTATCAGTGGTTTAGTTCAG cttgatcggggtttctcctaCACCTATAAGTCTAGCGTCCATATCCACGCCCAAGCCTGTTATTTTCCAGTTGGTAGAAATTGA
- the LOC141587343 gene encoding 2-phytyl-1,4-beta-naphthoquinone methyltransferase, chloroplastic-like isoform X1, whose amino-acid sequence MGEKLAETELCLGINLANGTVSRAKKGDRALDICCGSGDLTCLVSEKVGVDGQVIGLDFSEELLSVASSRQQLKLSPCYRNIEWLEADALDLPFPNASFDTITMGYGLWNVQDRKRALEEIFRVLKPGCRASILDFNKSSEPISGLVQLDRGFSYTYKSSVHIHAQACYFPVGRN is encoded by the exons ATGGGGGAAAAGCTAGCTGAAACCGAGTTATGCCTAGGAATAAACCTAGCAAATGGAACCGTTTCTAG AGCAAAGAAAGGGGATAGGGCACTGGACATATGCTGCGGAAGTGGAGACCTGACATGTTTGGTATCCGAAAAAGTTGGTGTCGATGGACAG GTGATTGGTCTTGATTTTTCGGAGGAGCTGTTGTCAGTTGCTTCGTCCCGCCAGCAGCTGAAATTAAGCCCTTGCTACAGAAACATTGA GTGGCTGGAAGCTGATGCACTTGATTTACCTTTCCCGAATGCTTCTTTTGACACCATCACAATGGGTTATGGATTGTGGAATGTACAAGATAGGAAAAGAGCTTTAGAAGAGATTTTTCGAGTTCTCAAACCAG GTTGCAGGGCTTCCATCCTTGATTTCAACAAAAGCTCGGAACCTATCAGTGGTTTAGTTCAG cttgatcggggtttctcctaCACCTATAAGTCTAGCGTCCATATCCACGCCCAAGCCTGTTATTTTCCAGTTGGTAGAAATTGA